The Bacteroidales bacterium genome window below encodes:
- a CDS encoding (Fe-S)-binding protein, with protein MIVDLFIPCFIDQVYPQTGFNVIKILEKIGVTVNYNPKQTCCGQPSFNAGYWKETKSLAKKFIKDFPNDRPIISPSASCTAFIKNNYKELFKDSKLIDECIRIEKSIYEFTDFLVNYMNIVNIDAVFNAKVTYHSSCASLREYGLKNEPILLLNNVKGLELIEMEDSDVCCGFGGTFSVKNEAISTAMAEQKIQNAIKTGAEYIVSTDSSCLLHQEGYIVKHNIPIKIIHIADILASQV; from the coding sequence ATGATTGTTGATTTGTTTATACCGTGTTTTATTGACCAGGTTTATCCTCAAACAGGGTTTAATGTTATTAAAATCCTTGAAAAAATAGGAGTTACAGTAAATTATAATCCAAAACAAACATGTTGTGGACAACCCTCATTTAATGCAGGATACTGGAAAGAAACTAAATCTCTCGCAAAAAAATTCATAAAAGATTTTCCAAATGACAGACCAATAATAAGTCCTTCTGCTTCATGTACTGCATTTATTAAAAATAATTATAAAGAATTATTTAAAGATAGTAAGCTAATTGATGAATGTATAAGGATTGAAAAAAGCATATATGAATTTACTGATTTTTTGGTTAATTACATGAATATTGTCAATATTGATGCTGTATTTAATGCAAAAGTTACATATCATAGTTCTTGCGCATCACTTAGAGAATATGGTTTAAAAAACGAACCGATATTATTACTAAACAATGTTAAGGGTCTCGAATTAATAGAAATGGAAGATAGTGATGTTTGTTGTGGTTTTGGAGGAACATTTTCTGTGAAAAATGAAGCAATTTCAACTGCTATGGCTGAACAAAAAATTCAAAATGCAATAAAAACAGGAGCTGAGTATATTGTTTCTACTGATTCTTCATGTTTGTTACATCAGGAAGGATATATCGTAAAACATAATATTCCTATAAAAATAATTCATATTGCTGATATTTTAGCTTCGCAGGTTTAA